In Marinibacterium anthonyi, the DNA window GGATGAACACCTGCCGTGCGAGAATCTCGAAGCGCCGCTTGGCCTCGTCCGTCGAATAGACTGCTTCCACGGCATCCTTCAGGCCCTTGATCCGTACAAAGCCCTTCGAACCAAGCAGAACGCCTGGGTCGAAGCCAAGGCCGCGCAGATGCGCCTCGGTCGCCTCGATGGCTTCGAGCAGGGCCTGCACCCTCTCCTCGATGGGGGCGATGATCTCTTCTCCGCCTGTGCCATCATCACCAAGCGCGTACTGAGCCAGCGCGGCTCGCAGGCTGGCTGACCTGCCCCCCGCGAAATCCCTCACCGTAATGTAGAGTCTGCGCCAACTTTGAAGGAGCAGACACATGCGAAAGAGCCGTTTCACCGAGGCGCAGATAATCGGGATGATCAAGGAGCAGGAGGCCGGCATGCCGACAGCGGAAGTGTGCCGCAGGCACGGGCTGAGCACAGCGACCTTCTACAAGCTCAAGGCCAAGTATGGCGGGATGGAAGTGTCTGAGGCCGCCAGGCTGAAGGCGCTGGAAGACGAGAACGCCAAGCTCAAGCGCCTGCTGGCAGACACCATGCTGGACAACGTCGTGTTGAAAGACCTGCTGGGAAAGAGCTGACGACATTGAACAAGCGGCGAGACGCAGCGCTCCGGGTGATGCGGGATCATGACATCTCGCAGCGCCGGGCCTGCAGGCTTGTTGGTGTCGACCCCAAGACTGTTCGGCGTGAACGCCCGCCGGACAGTGCCGAGATCCGCGAGGAGATGCAGGAGATCGCCGGAAAGCGGCGCAGGTCCGGCTACCGCCGGATCGGCGTCCTGTTGGAGCGCAAGGGCATGATCATGAACCACAAGAAACTTTACCGGCTCTACCGGGAAGAGGGTCTGTCAGTGAAGCGACGGCGCGGCCGGAAGCGCGCGCGCGGAACAAGGACGCCGATGCCTTCAGCTGCATGCGTCAACGCGCGTTGGTCCTTGGACTTCGTGTCTGACAGCTTCGGCGCCTCGCGGAAGTTCCGGATTCTGGCGGTGATCGACGACTGCACCCGGGAATCCCTGTGCCTTGTCGCAGACACGAGCCTCTCCGGCGCACGGGTTGCTCGGGAACTGAGCGCCCTGATCAGGGTCTACGGCACGCCCGGCTGCATTGTCAGCGACAATGGCACCGAGTTCACCAGTCGTGCCATCTTGAAATGGGCCGACGAGAACGCGGTGCCTTGGCATTACATCGATCCGGGCAAACCCCAGCAGAATGCGTTCATCGAAAGCTTCAATGGCAGCCTCAGGGACGAACTGCTGAACGAGGAGATCTTCGACAGCTTGGACCATGCGCGGCGAAAGCTGGCTCTGTGGCGCTACGACTACAACACGGTCAGGCCGCACTCGTCCCTGGGCAACCAGACACCGCAGCAAGCGCGCCGGACGCTTGAGCAATTTGAGGGCAACGCGCCCGGCGCGCTTGCGCAAAATGGCCAAGCCGAATACCCAAACCCAACCTGCAGACTCTCGTTATGAATGAGGGACCGGCGGGGGGCAGGTCAGACGGTCGGCACGTTGGTGAAAGGGCCGATGACAACGCGACAGATTGCGCGTTCGTTCCTCGATGAGCTCAGCGCAGGTTCTGACCTCCCAAAATCAGCAGTAAGTTGGGTGCCCGAGACCGGGCTTGCCGGAAACCCGGTAACACTCTTGCGAGACATCCAGACTGAACTGCAAAGACGACCACGTGATCCTACGCAACTTGTTGCGGCTCTTATTCACGGCTTGGCATTCAGCTTAGCCGAGGCACCGAGAGAGGCGCATCAGTTTGAAAGCTCAGACAG includes these proteins:
- a CDS encoding putative transposase OrfB → MNKRRDAALRVMRDHDISQRRACRLVGVDPKTVRRERPPDSAEIREEMQEIAGKRRRSGYRRIGVLLERKGMIMNHKKLYRLYREEGLSVKRRRGRKRARGTRTPMPSAACVNARWSLDFVSDSFGASRKFRILAVIDDCTRESLCLVADTSLSGARVARELSALIRVYGTPGCIVSDNGTEFTSRAILKWADENAVPWHYIDPGKPQQNAFIESFNGSLRDELLNEEIFDSLDHARRKLALWRYDYNTVRPHSSLGNQTPQQARRTLEQFEGNAPGALAQNGQAEYPNPTCRLSL
- a CDS encoding Transposase, whose amino-acid sequence is MRKSRFTEAQIIGMIKEQEAGMPTAEVCRRHGLSTATFYKLKAKYGGMEVSEAARLKALEDENAKLKRLLADTMLDNVVLKDLLGKS